In Sander lucioperca isolate FBNREF2018 chromosome 21, SLUC_FBN_1.2, whole genome shotgun sequence, the following proteins share a genomic window:
- the mrtfbb gene encoding myocardin-related transcription factor B isoform X4, producing MGLQTWPPSQPLSSMACLGVETPSICRGKFKSVLQLCLQQRRTREQLVEQGIMPPLKTPAAFHEQIRSLERARTGSFLKHKLCSRPERSELVRMHILQETQAEPSLQATQMKLKRARLADDLNEKIAQRPGPMELVEKNILPVDSGVEEDIDDVGPTRGEANCPKPPDIYNFDEDSGDALSPQQPASQKSPRSTSASPRESGGTEATSPIQHSPPPNSQSTSDVVSLVSTSEQQSNQQESTTKPITTGIPNITPMPLLVKQSLPKLPGDKSRSKKSKEPKPRVKRLKYHQYIPPDQKQEHNEVLMDSAYAHLLQQQQQFLQLQILNQQQQQYNYQAVLPATLKPTTEVQTSCSTVLSGNTASTPVQPRHTQTNRKPDHLPANLDEMKRAPQEKCPTETRSYEKDSEKDKRLHEKERQIEELKRKLKQEQRLVEELKLQLEVEKRSQQADSPPQLSPLAPIQVKEENRTLSNCSASCGSPGVPVLVKQEDVADQSHLAPQNQFIISHQTIKQPETLQPIPAGAQILLPASHPVSAVAIQLPANSIKLHTTVSSAAPGLIQTPGQVPQKIEASAALQQQCSTQTQSLTKTWRMGSAAQSLLHTCPVSGCPVRASSSQSVPKDPSIKSPCTSQPTLNLPKFTNHVSKCKDPPRYEEAVKQTRSMLTAVQGPTAASQQMDDLFDVLIESGEILPFIRQDPPSLDKPLPVTASVTTLPINTVLSRPPPVVQVAQLPAAQLSPSASLATLTTDTQLETLLDGRLGAHSEPQTLKLMEELHSPVVTMEVDFNENTLPSALSLNSTNMDNMDWLDLTLSVPAEGVNPLDMSAPVGVFSSDFLDSHELHLNWD from the exons TCCTCCAGCTCTGTCTGCAGCAGAGGAGAACTCGGGAGCAGCTTGTGGAGCAAGGCATCATGCCGC CTCTGAAAACACCTGCTGCCTTTCATGAGCAGATCCGCAGCCTGGAGAGAGCCAGG aCTGGGAGCTTTTTAAAGCACAAACTCTGCAGCAGACCTGAGCGCTCTGAGCTGGTCCGTATGCACATCCTACAAG AGACGCAGGCTGAACCCTCCCTGCAGGCCACACAGATGAAGCTGAAGAGGGCCAGACTGGCTGATGATCTCAATGAGAAGATTGCCCAGCGGCCTGGACCCATGGAGCTAGTGGAGAAGAACATACTGCCTGTTGACTCTGGCGTCGAAGAAGACATAGATG ATGTTGGCCCCACACGTGGTGAGGCAAACTGCCCTAAGCCACCAGACATTTACAACTTTGATGAGGACAGCGGTGATGCCTTATCACCACAACAGCCTGCCAGCCAAAAATCTCCCCGCTCCACCTCTGCCTCTCCAAGGGAGTCTGGAGGGACTGAGGCCACTTCTCCCATACAG CACTCCCCACCACCAAACTCACAGTCCACATCAGATGTAGTCAGCCTTGTATCCACCAGTGAGCAACAAAGCAACCAACAAGAATCTACAACTAAGCCAATCACCACCGGAATCCCCAATATCACACCGATGCCGCTTCTTGTGAAG CAAAGCCTGCCCAAGCTACCAGGCGATAAAAGCCGCagcaaaaaaagcaaagaaCCCAAACCACGGGTGAAAAGGTTAAAGTACCATCAGTACATCCCCCCGGACCAGAAGCAGGAGCACAATGAAGTGCTAATGGACTCCGCTTACGCCCatctcctgcagcagcagcagcagttcctGCAGCTTCAGATCTTAaaccagcaacagcagcagtacAACTACCAGGCCGTCCTGCCTGCCACACTCAA ACCAACAACTGAGGTACAAACCAGCTGTTCCACTGTTCTAAGTGGAAACACTGCGTCTACCCCTGTGCAGCCCCGCCACACTCAGACGAACCGCAAGCCGGATCATTTACCAGCTAATCTGGATGAGATGAAG AGAGCTCCACAGGAGAAGTGTCCCACAGAGACAAGGTCCTATGAGAAGGACTCTGAGAAGGACAAACGTCTACATGAGAAGGAGCGTCAGATTGAGGAGTTGAAGAGGAAGCTGAAGCAGGAGCAGAGGCTGGTGGAGGAGCTGAAGCTGCAGCTGGAGGTAGAGAAGAGGAGTCAGCAAGCAGATTCCCCGCCACAGCTCAGCCCTCTTGCTCCCATCCAGGTCAAAGAGGAAAACAGGACCTTATCAAACTGCTCAGCGTCTTGTGGTTCTCCTGGTGTGCCAGTGTTGGTCAAACAAGAGGATGTGGCAGATCAGAGCCACTTAGCTCCTCAAAATCAGTTCATCATCAGCCACCAGACTATTAAGCAGCCTGAAACCTTGCAGCCAATCCCGGCTGGAGCTCAGATCCTACTGCCTGCATCCCATCCTGTCTCAGCAGTCGCTATCCAGCTCCCTGCCAACAGCATTAAATTACACACTACTGTTAGCAGCGCAGCCCCAGGCCTCATCCAGACCCCTGGACAGGTGCCACAGAAAATAGAGGCCTCAGCAGCATTACAACAGCAATGCAGCACTCAGACTCAGTCACTGAcaaag ACTTGGAGGATGGGTAGTGCAGCACAAAGCTTACTCCACACATGCCCTGTGAGTGGATGTCCTGTGAGAGCCTCCTCTAGCCAAAGTGTTCCTAAAGATCCGTCAATTAAG TCTCCCTGTACCAGCCAGCCAACTTTGAACTTGCCAAAATTCACAAATCATGTGTCCAAGTGTAAAGACCCGCCCCGCTACGAGGAAGCAGTTAAACAGACACGCAGCATGCTAACAGCTGTTCag GGCCCCACTGCAGCTAGTCAGCAGATGGATGACTTGTTTGATGTGTTAATCGAGAGTGGTG AGATCTTACCCTTCATCAGACAGGATCCTCCCAGCCTGGACAAGCCTCTTCCTGTGACAGCCAGTGTCACCACCCTTCCCATCAACACAGTTTTATCCCGCCCTCCACCCGTGGTTCAAGTGGCCCAGCTGCCTGCAGCACAGCTTAGCCCCTCAGCCAGCTTGGCAACCCTAACCACTGACACCCAGCTGGAAACCCTCCTGGATGGCAGGCTGGGTGCTCACAGCGAGCCACAAACACTGAAGCTGATGGAGGAGCTACACTCACCTGTGGTTACCATGGAGGTGGACTTTAATGAAAACACGTTGCCCTCTGCTTTGAGCTTGAACAGCACCAACATGGACAATATGGATTGGCTGGACCTTACCCTGTCTGTGCCAGCAGAGGGGGTCAACCCTTTGGACATGTCGGCACCAGTGGGTGTCTTCTCCTCTGACTTCTTGGACTCACATGAACTGCACTTGAACTGGGACTGA
- the mrtfbb gene encoding myocardin-related transcription factor B isoform X2, whose product MGLQTWPPSQPLSSMACLGVETPSICRVLQLCLQQRRTREQLVEQGIMPPLKTPAAFHEQIRSLERARTGSFLKHKLCSRPERSELVRMHILQETQAEPSLQATQMKLKRARLADDLNEKIAQRPGPMELVEKNILPVDSGVEEDIDDVGPTRGEANCPKPPDIYNFDEDSGDALSPQQPASQKSPRSTSASPRESGGTEATSPIQHSPPPNSQSTSDVVSLVSTSEQQSNQQESTTKPITTGIPNITPMPLLVKQSLPKLPGDKSRSKKSKEPKPRVKRLKYHQYIPPDQKQEHNEVLMDSAYAHLLQQQQQFLQLQILNQQQQQYNYQAVLPATLKPTTEVQTSCSTVLSGNTASTPVQPRHTQTNRKPDHLPANLDEMKVAELKMELKLRSLPVSGTKTDLIERLKLYQENSNIQTATAIETAAITAASQSENKKLSPPVSPISSKVSRLGIEDSSMADSPNKLSNALSPTHTASCVNSPQRAPQEKCPTETRSYEKDSEKDKRLHEKERQIEELKRKLKQEQRLVEELKLQLEVEKRSQQADSPPQLSPLAPIQVKEENRTLSNCSASCGSPGVPVLVKQEDVADQSHLAPQNQFIISHQTIKQPETLQPIPAGAQILLPASHPVSAVAIQLPANSIKLHTTVSSAAPGLIQTPGQVPQKIEASAALQQQCSTQTQSLTKTWRMGSAAQSLLHTCPVSGCPVRASSSQSVPKDPSIKSPCTSQPTLNLPKFTNHVSKCKDPPRYEEAVKQTRSMLTAVQGPTAASQQMDDLFDVLIESGEILPFIRQDPPSLDKPLPVTASVTTLPINTVLSRPPPVVQVAQLPAAQLSPSASLATLTTDTQLETLLDGRLGAHSEPQTLKLMEELHSPVVTMEVDFNENTLPSALSLNSTNMDNMDWLDLTLSVPAEGVNPLDMSAPVGVFSSDFLDSHELHLNWD is encoded by the exons TCCTCCAGCTCTGTCTGCAGCAGAGGAGAACTCGGGAGCAGCTTGTGGAGCAAGGCATCATGCCGC CTCTGAAAACACCTGCTGCCTTTCATGAGCAGATCCGCAGCCTGGAGAGAGCCAGG aCTGGGAGCTTTTTAAAGCACAAACTCTGCAGCAGACCTGAGCGCTCTGAGCTGGTCCGTATGCACATCCTACAAG AGACGCAGGCTGAACCCTCCCTGCAGGCCACACAGATGAAGCTGAAGAGGGCCAGACTGGCTGATGATCTCAATGAGAAGATTGCCCAGCGGCCTGGACCCATGGAGCTAGTGGAGAAGAACATACTGCCTGTTGACTCTGGCGTCGAAGAAGACATAGATG ATGTTGGCCCCACACGTGGTGAGGCAAACTGCCCTAAGCCACCAGACATTTACAACTTTGATGAGGACAGCGGTGATGCCTTATCACCACAACAGCCTGCCAGCCAAAAATCTCCCCGCTCCACCTCTGCCTCTCCAAGGGAGTCTGGAGGGACTGAGGCCACTTCTCCCATACAG CACTCCCCACCACCAAACTCACAGTCCACATCAGATGTAGTCAGCCTTGTATCCACCAGTGAGCAACAAAGCAACCAACAAGAATCTACAACTAAGCCAATCACCACCGGAATCCCCAATATCACACCGATGCCGCTTCTTGTGAAG CAAAGCCTGCCCAAGCTACCAGGCGATAAAAGCCGCagcaaaaaaagcaaagaaCCCAAACCACGGGTGAAAAGGTTAAAGTACCATCAGTACATCCCCCCGGACCAGAAGCAGGAGCACAATGAAGTGCTAATGGACTCCGCTTACGCCCatctcctgcagcagcagcagcagttcctGCAGCTTCAGATCTTAaaccagcaacagcagcagtacAACTACCAGGCCGTCCTGCCTGCCACACTCAA ACCAACAACTGAGGTACAAACCAGCTGTTCCACTGTTCTAAGTGGAAACACTGCGTCTACCCCTGTGCAGCCCCGCCACACTCAGACGAACCGCAAGCCGGATCATTTACCAGCTAATCTGGATGAGATGAAG GTTGCTGAACTAAAAATGGAACTAAAACTCAGATCCTTGCCTGTTTCTGGGACTAAGACAGATCTGATAGAGAGGCTAAAGTTGTACCAGGAGAACTCTAACATCCAGACTGCTACTGCCATTGAGACAGCAGCCATCACAGCAGCCTCACAgtctgaaaacaaaaagttatCCCCGCCTGTGTCCCCTATATCCTCCAAGGTGTCCCGTCTGGGCATAGAGGACAGTAGTATGGCAGACAGCCCGAACAAGCTTTCAAATGCTCTTTCTCCAACTCACACTGCTTCCTGTGTGAACTCCCCACAGAGAGCTCCACAGGAGAAGTGTCCCACAGAGACAAGGTCCTATGAGAAGGACTCTGAGAAGGACAAACGTCTACATGAGAAGGAGCGTCAGATTGAGGAGTTGAAGAGGAAGCTGAAGCAGGAGCAGAGGCTGGTGGAGGAGCTGAAGCTGCAGCTGGAGGTAGAGAAGAGGAGTCAGCAAGCAGATTCCCCGCCACAGCTCAGCCCTCTTGCTCCCATCCAGGTCAAAGAGGAAAACAGGACCTTATCAAACTGCTCAGCGTCTTGTGGTTCTCCTGGTGTGCCAGTGTTGGTCAAACAAGAGGATGTGGCAGATCAGAGCCACTTAGCTCCTCAAAATCAGTTCATCATCAGCCACCAGACTATTAAGCAGCCTGAAACCTTGCAGCCAATCCCGGCTGGAGCTCAGATCCTACTGCCTGCATCCCATCCTGTCTCAGCAGTCGCTATCCAGCTCCCTGCCAACAGCATTAAATTACACACTACTGTTAGCAGCGCAGCCCCAGGCCTCATCCAGACCCCTGGACAGGTGCCACAGAAAATAGAGGCCTCAGCAGCATTACAACAGCAATGCAGCACTCAGACTCAGTCACTGAcaaag ACTTGGAGGATGGGTAGTGCAGCACAAAGCTTACTCCACACATGCCCTGTGAGTGGATGTCCTGTGAGAGCCTCCTCTAGCCAAAGTGTTCCTAAAGATCCGTCAATTAAG TCTCCCTGTACCAGCCAGCCAACTTTGAACTTGCCAAAATTCACAAATCATGTGTCCAAGTGTAAAGACCCGCCCCGCTACGAGGAAGCAGTTAAACAGACACGCAGCATGCTAACAGCTGTTCag GGCCCCACTGCAGCTAGTCAGCAGATGGATGACTTGTTTGATGTGTTAATCGAGAGTGGTG AGATCTTACCCTTCATCAGACAGGATCCTCCCAGCCTGGACAAGCCTCTTCCTGTGACAGCCAGTGTCACCACCCTTCCCATCAACACAGTTTTATCCCGCCCTCCACCCGTGGTTCAAGTGGCCCAGCTGCCTGCAGCACAGCTTAGCCCCTCAGCCAGCTTGGCAACCCTAACCACTGACACCCAGCTGGAAACCCTCCTGGATGGCAGGCTGGGTGCTCACAGCGAGCCACAAACACTGAAGCTGATGGAGGAGCTACACTCACCTGTGGTTACCATGGAGGTGGACTTTAATGAAAACACGTTGCCCTCTGCTTTGAGCTTGAACAGCACCAACATGGACAATATGGATTGGCTGGACCTTACCCTGTCTGTGCCAGCAGAGGGGGTCAACCCTTTGGACATGTCGGCACCAGTGGGTGTCTTCTCCTCTGACTTCTTGGACTCACATGAACTGCACTTGAACTGGGACTGA
- the mrtfbb gene encoding myocardin-related transcription factor B isoform X1 — protein MGLQTWPPSQPLSSMACLGVETPSICRGKFKSVLQLCLQQRRTREQLVEQGIMPPLKTPAAFHEQIRSLERARTGSFLKHKLCSRPERSELVRMHILQETQAEPSLQATQMKLKRARLADDLNEKIAQRPGPMELVEKNILPVDSGVEEDIDDVGPTRGEANCPKPPDIYNFDEDSGDALSPQQPASQKSPRSTSASPRESGGTEATSPIQHSPPPNSQSTSDVVSLVSTSEQQSNQQESTTKPITTGIPNITPMPLLVKQSLPKLPGDKSRSKKSKEPKPRVKRLKYHQYIPPDQKQEHNEVLMDSAYAHLLQQQQQFLQLQILNQQQQQYNYQAVLPATLKPTTEVQTSCSTVLSGNTASTPVQPRHTQTNRKPDHLPANLDEMKVAELKMELKLRSLPVSGTKTDLIERLKLYQENSNIQTATAIETAAITAASQSENKKLSPPVSPISSKVSRLGIEDSSMADSPNKLSNALSPTHTASCVNSPQRAPQEKCPTETRSYEKDSEKDKRLHEKERQIEELKRKLKQEQRLVEELKLQLEVEKRSQQADSPPQLSPLAPIQVKEENRTLSNCSASCGSPGVPVLVKQEDVADQSHLAPQNQFIISHQTIKQPETLQPIPAGAQILLPASHPVSAVAIQLPANSIKLHTTVSSAAPGLIQTPGQVPQKIEASAALQQQCSTQTQSLTKTWRMGSAAQSLLHTCPVSGCPVRASSSQSVPKDPSIKSPCTSQPTLNLPKFTNHVSKCKDPPRYEEAVKQTRSMLTAVQGPTAASQQMDDLFDVLIESGEILPFIRQDPPSLDKPLPVTASVTTLPINTVLSRPPPVVQVAQLPAAQLSPSASLATLTTDTQLETLLDGRLGAHSEPQTLKLMEELHSPVVTMEVDFNENTLPSALSLNSTNMDNMDWLDLTLSVPAEGVNPLDMSAPVGVFSSDFLDSHELHLNWD, from the exons TCCTCCAGCTCTGTCTGCAGCAGAGGAGAACTCGGGAGCAGCTTGTGGAGCAAGGCATCATGCCGC CTCTGAAAACACCTGCTGCCTTTCATGAGCAGATCCGCAGCCTGGAGAGAGCCAGG aCTGGGAGCTTTTTAAAGCACAAACTCTGCAGCAGACCTGAGCGCTCTGAGCTGGTCCGTATGCACATCCTACAAG AGACGCAGGCTGAACCCTCCCTGCAGGCCACACAGATGAAGCTGAAGAGGGCCAGACTGGCTGATGATCTCAATGAGAAGATTGCCCAGCGGCCTGGACCCATGGAGCTAGTGGAGAAGAACATACTGCCTGTTGACTCTGGCGTCGAAGAAGACATAGATG ATGTTGGCCCCACACGTGGTGAGGCAAACTGCCCTAAGCCACCAGACATTTACAACTTTGATGAGGACAGCGGTGATGCCTTATCACCACAACAGCCTGCCAGCCAAAAATCTCCCCGCTCCACCTCTGCCTCTCCAAGGGAGTCTGGAGGGACTGAGGCCACTTCTCCCATACAG CACTCCCCACCACCAAACTCACAGTCCACATCAGATGTAGTCAGCCTTGTATCCACCAGTGAGCAACAAAGCAACCAACAAGAATCTACAACTAAGCCAATCACCACCGGAATCCCCAATATCACACCGATGCCGCTTCTTGTGAAG CAAAGCCTGCCCAAGCTACCAGGCGATAAAAGCCGCagcaaaaaaagcaaagaaCCCAAACCACGGGTGAAAAGGTTAAAGTACCATCAGTACATCCCCCCGGACCAGAAGCAGGAGCACAATGAAGTGCTAATGGACTCCGCTTACGCCCatctcctgcagcagcagcagcagttcctGCAGCTTCAGATCTTAaaccagcaacagcagcagtacAACTACCAGGCCGTCCTGCCTGCCACACTCAA ACCAACAACTGAGGTACAAACCAGCTGTTCCACTGTTCTAAGTGGAAACACTGCGTCTACCCCTGTGCAGCCCCGCCACACTCAGACGAACCGCAAGCCGGATCATTTACCAGCTAATCTGGATGAGATGAAG GTTGCTGAACTAAAAATGGAACTAAAACTCAGATCCTTGCCTGTTTCTGGGACTAAGACAGATCTGATAGAGAGGCTAAAGTTGTACCAGGAGAACTCTAACATCCAGACTGCTACTGCCATTGAGACAGCAGCCATCACAGCAGCCTCACAgtctgaaaacaaaaagttatCCCCGCCTGTGTCCCCTATATCCTCCAAGGTGTCCCGTCTGGGCATAGAGGACAGTAGTATGGCAGACAGCCCGAACAAGCTTTCAAATGCTCTTTCTCCAACTCACACTGCTTCCTGTGTGAACTCCCCACAGAGAGCTCCACAGGAGAAGTGTCCCACAGAGACAAGGTCCTATGAGAAGGACTCTGAGAAGGACAAACGTCTACATGAGAAGGAGCGTCAGATTGAGGAGTTGAAGAGGAAGCTGAAGCAGGAGCAGAGGCTGGTGGAGGAGCTGAAGCTGCAGCTGGAGGTAGAGAAGAGGAGTCAGCAAGCAGATTCCCCGCCACAGCTCAGCCCTCTTGCTCCCATCCAGGTCAAAGAGGAAAACAGGACCTTATCAAACTGCTCAGCGTCTTGTGGTTCTCCTGGTGTGCCAGTGTTGGTCAAACAAGAGGATGTGGCAGATCAGAGCCACTTAGCTCCTCAAAATCAGTTCATCATCAGCCACCAGACTATTAAGCAGCCTGAAACCTTGCAGCCAATCCCGGCTGGAGCTCAGATCCTACTGCCTGCATCCCATCCTGTCTCAGCAGTCGCTATCCAGCTCCCTGCCAACAGCATTAAATTACACACTACTGTTAGCAGCGCAGCCCCAGGCCTCATCCAGACCCCTGGACAGGTGCCACAGAAAATAGAGGCCTCAGCAGCATTACAACAGCAATGCAGCACTCAGACTCAGTCACTGAcaaag ACTTGGAGGATGGGTAGTGCAGCACAAAGCTTACTCCACACATGCCCTGTGAGTGGATGTCCTGTGAGAGCCTCCTCTAGCCAAAGTGTTCCTAAAGATCCGTCAATTAAG TCTCCCTGTACCAGCCAGCCAACTTTGAACTTGCCAAAATTCACAAATCATGTGTCCAAGTGTAAAGACCCGCCCCGCTACGAGGAAGCAGTTAAACAGACACGCAGCATGCTAACAGCTGTTCag GGCCCCACTGCAGCTAGTCAGCAGATGGATGACTTGTTTGATGTGTTAATCGAGAGTGGTG AGATCTTACCCTTCATCAGACAGGATCCTCCCAGCCTGGACAAGCCTCTTCCTGTGACAGCCAGTGTCACCACCCTTCCCATCAACACAGTTTTATCCCGCCCTCCACCCGTGGTTCAAGTGGCCCAGCTGCCTGCAGCACAGCTTAGCCCCTCAGCCAGCTTGGCAACCCTAACCACTGACACCCAGCTGGAAACCCTCCTGGATGGCAGGCTGGGTGCTCACAGCGAGCCACAAACACTGAAGCTGATGGAGGAGCTACACTCACCTGTGGTTACCATGGAGGTGGACTTTAATGAAAACACGTTGCCCTCTGCTTTGAGCTTGAACAGCACCAACATGGACAATATGGATTGGCTGGACCTTACCCTGTCTGTGCCAGCAGAGGGGGTCAACCCTTTGGACATGTCGGCACCAGTGGGTGTCTTCTCCTCTGACTTCTTGGACTCACATGAACTGCACTTGAACTGGGACTGA
- the mrtfbb gene encoding myocardin-related transcription factor B isoform X3 yields MGLQTWPPSQPLSSMACLGVETPSICRGKFKSVLQLCLQQRRTREQLVEQGIMPPLKTPAAFHEQIRSLERARTGSFLKHKLCSRPERSELVRMHILQETQAEPSLQATQMKLKRARLADDLNEKIAQRPGPMELVEKNILPVDSGVEEDIDGGEANCPKPPDIYNFDEDSGDALSPQQPASQKSPRSTSASPRESGGTEATSPIQHSPPPNSQSTSDVVSLVSTSEQQSNQQESTTKPITTGIPNITPMPLLVKQSLPKLPGDKSRSKKSKEPKPRVKRLKYHQYIPPDQKQEHNEVLMDSAYAHLLQQQQQFLQLQILNQQQQQYNYQAVLPATLKPTTEVQTSCSTVLSGNTASTPVQPRHTQTNRKPDHLPANLDEMKVAELKMELKLRSLPVSGTKTDLIERLKLYQENSNIQTATAIETAAITAASQSENKKLSPPVSPISSKVSRLGIEDSSMADSPNKLSNALSPTHTASCVNSPQRAPQEKCPTETRSYEKDSEKDKRLHEKERQIEELKRKLKQEQRLVEELKLQLEVEKRSQQADSPPQLSPLAPIQVKEENRTLSNCSASCGSPGVPVLVKQEDVADQSHLAPQNQFIISHQTIKQPETLQPIPAGAQILLPASHPVSAVAIQLPANSIKLHTTVSSAAPGLIQTPGQVPQKIEASAALQQQCSTQTQSLTKTWRMGSAAQSLLHTCPVSGCPVRASSSQSVPKDPSIKSPCTSQPTLNLPKFTNHVSKCKDPPRYEEAVKQTRSMLTAVQGPTAASQQMDDLFDVLIESGEILPFIRQDPPSLDKPLPVTASVTTLPINTVLSRPPPVVQVAQLPAAQLSPSASLATLTTDTQLETLLDGRLGAHSEPQTLKLMEELHSPVVTMEVDFNENTLPSALSLNSTNMDNMDWLDLTLSVPAEGVNPLDMSAPVGVFSSDFLDSHELHLNWD; encoded by the exons TCCTCCAGCTCTGTCTGCAGCAGAGGAGAACTCGGGAGCAGCTTGTGGAGCAAGGCATCATGCCGC CTCTGAAAACACCTGCTGCCTTTCATGAGCAGATCCGCAGCCTGGAGAGAGCCAGG aCTGGGAGCTTTTTAAAGCACAAACTCTGCAGCAGACCTGAGCGCTCTGAGCTGGTCCGTATGCACATCCTACAAG AGACGCAGGCTGAACCCTCCCTGCAGGCCACACAGATGAAGCTGAAGAGGGCCAGACTGGCTGATGATCTCAATGAGAAGATTGCCCAGCGGCCTGGACCCATGGAGCTAGTGGAGAAGAACATACTGCCTGTTGACTCTGGCGTCGAAGAAGACATAGATG GTGGTGAGGCAAACTGCCCTAAGCCACCAGACATTTACAACTTTGATGAGGACAGCGGTGATGCCTTATCACCACAACAGCCTGCCAGCCAAAAATCTCCCCGCTCCACCTCTGCCTCTCCAAGGGAGTCTGGAGGGACTGAGGCCACTTCTCCCATACAG CACTCCCCACCACCAAACTCACAGTCCACATCAGATGTAGTCAGCCTTGTATCCACCAGTGAGCAACAAAGCAACCAACAAGAATCTACAACTAAGCCAATCACCACCGGAATCCCCAATATCACACCGATGCCGCTTCTTGTGAAG CAAAGCCTGCCCAAGCTACCAGGCGATAAAAGCCGCagcaaaaaaagcaaagaaCCCAAACCACGGGTGAAAAGGTTAAAGTACCATCAGTACATCCCCCCGGACCAGAAGCAGGAGCACAATGAAGTGCTAATGGACTCCGCTTACGCCCatctcctgcagcagcagcagcagttcctGCAGCTTCAGATCTTAaaccagcaacagcagcagtacAACTACCAGGCCGTCCTGCCTGCCACACTCAA ACCAACAACTGAGGTACAAACCAGCTGTTCCACTGTTCTAAGTGGAAACACTGCGTCTACCCCTGTGCAGCCCCGCCACACTCAGACGAACCGCAAGCCGGATCATTTACCAGCTAATCTGGATGAGATGAAG GTTGCTGAACTAAAAATGGAACTAAAACTCAGATCCTTGCCTGTTTCTGGGACTAAGACAGATCTGATAGAGAGGCTAAAGTTGTACCAGGAGAACTCTAACATCCAGACTGCTACTGCCATTGAGACAGCAGCCATCACAGCAGCCTCACAgtctgaaaacaaaaagttatCCCCGCCTGTGTCCCCTATATCCTCCAAGGTGTCCCGTCTGGGCATAGAGGACAGTAGTATGGCAGACAGCCCGAACAAGCTTTCAAATGCTCTTTCTCCAACTCACACTGCTTCCTGTGTGAACTCCCCACAGAGAGCTCCACAGGAGAAGTGTCCCACAGAGACAAGGTCCTATGAGAAGGACTCTGAGAAGGACAAACGTCTACATGAGAAGGAGCGTCAGATTGAGGAGTTGAAGAGGAAGCTGAAGCAGGAGCAGAGGCTGGTGGAGGAGCTGAAGCTGCAGCTGGAGGTAGAGAAGAGGAGTCAGCAAGCAGATTCCCCGCCACAGCTCAGCCCTCTTGCTCCCATCCAGGTCAAAGAGGAAAACAGGACCTTATCAAACTGCTCAGCGTCTTGTGGTTCTCCTGGTGTGCCAGTGTTGGTCAAACAAGAGGATGTGGCAGATCAGAGCCACTTAGCTCCTCAAAATCAGTTCATCATCAGCCACCAGACTATTAAGCAGCCTGAAACCTTGCAGCCAATCCCGGCTGGAGCTCAGATCCTACTGCCTGCATCCCATCCTGTCTCAGCAGTCGCTATCCAGCTCCCTGCCAACAGCATTAAATTACACACTACTGTTAGCAGCGCAGCCCCAGGCCTCATCCAGACCCCTGGACAGGTGCCACAGAAAATAGAGGCCTCAGCAGCATTACAACAGCAATGCAGCACTCAGACTCAGTCACTGAcaaag ACTTGGAGGATGGGTAGTGCAGCACAAAGCTTACTCCACACATGCCCTGTGAGTGGATGTCCTGTGAGAGCCTCCTCTAGCCAAAGTGTTCCTAAAGATCCGTCAATTAAG TCTCCCTGTACCAGCCAGCCAACTTTGAACTTGCCAAAATTCACAAATCATGTGTCCAAGTGTAAAGACCCGCCCCGCTACGAGGAAGCAGTTAAACAGACACGCAGCATGCTAACAGCTGTTCag GGCCCCACTGCAGCTAGTCAGCAGATGGATGACTTGTTTGATGTGTTAATCGAGAGTGGTG AGATCTTACCCTTCATCAGACAGGATCCTCCCAGCCTGGACAAGCCTCTTCCTGTGACAGCCAGTGTCACCACCCTTCCCATCAACACAGTTTTATCCCGCCCTCCACCCGTGGTTCAAGTGGCCCAGCTGCCTGCAGCACAGCTTAGCCCCTCAGCCAGCTTGGCAACCCTAACCACTGACACCCAGCTGGAAACCCTCCTGGATGGCAGGCTGGGTGCTCACAGCGAGCCACAAACACTGAAGCTGATGGAGGAGCTACACTCACCTGTGGTTACCATGGAGGTGGACTTTAATGAAAACACGTTGCCCTCTGCTTTGAGCTTGAACAGCACCAACATGGACAATATGGATTGGCTGGACCTTACCCTGTCTGTGCCAGCAGAGGGGGTCAACCCTTTGGACATGTCGGCACCAGTGGGTGTCTTCTCCTCTGACTTCTTGGACTCACATGAACTGCACTTGAACTGGGACTGA